One genomic window of Candidatus Pseudobacter hemicellulosilyticus includes the following:
- a CDS encoding helix-turn-helix domain-containing protein, translating to MLQLGILLIKHHRLLSVAAMLDVFESANRFLEQQGKPAYFQLHLLYPTMSRPPAFTDHPVHTLADSPPLQLILIPSFGVADIGQAVKLNTEAVGWLQQQRRAGAEIASVCTGSFLLAATGLLDQKPATTHIQAANIFARAYPKVQVKAGEVMTVRDGIYTGGGATNSFYLLLSLVEKYCGRELALSTAKYFGIDMDRDQQAYFGTFIPVQNHKDELVGELQRRIQVSFKEAGTIEELLTEIPASRRNLSRRFKEATGYTPIEYLQRTRIEVAKRILEQTDGTILEVMLEAGYNDLKAFRQLFRKNTGMTPTEYRGKFYRKKEIELA from the coding sequence ATGTTGCAACTTGGTATTTTACTGATCAAACACCACCGGCTGTTGAGTGTAGCCGCCATGCTGGATGTATTTGAATCGGCCAACCGATTCCTGGAACAACAGGGCAAGCCTGCTTATTTCCAGTTGCACCTGCTGTATCCAACCATGTCCAGGCCGCCGGCGTTCACAGATCATCCGGTGCATACCCTGGCTGATTCGCCGCCACTGCAACTGATCCTGATACCTTCTTTTGGAGTTGCCGATATCGGGCAGGCTGTTAAACTGAATACGGAAGCGGTTGGCTGGCTGCAGCAGCAGCGCAGGGCCGGGGCAGAGATAGCCAGTGTTTGTACAGGCTCTTTCCTGCTGGCGGCTACAGGACTGCTGGACCAGAAACCCGCTACCACCCATATCCAGGCCGCCAATATATTTGCCCGTGCTTACCCCAAAGTACAGGTGAAGGCCGGGGAAGTGATGACCGTACGGGATGGCATCTATACTGGCGGCGGCGCTACTAATAGTTTCTACTTACTGCTGAGCCTGGTGGAAAAATACTGTGGCCGGGAGCTGGCCCTCAGCACGGCCAAATATTTCGGTATTGATATGGACAGGGACCAGCAGGCCTATTTTGGCACTTTTATACCGGTGCAGAACCATAAGGATGAACTGGTGGGCGAGCTGCAGCGAAGGATACAGGTCAGCTTCAAAGAAGCAGGCACCATTGAGGAATTGCTGACGGAGATACCTGCCAGCCGCCGGAACCTGTCCCGGCGTTTTAAGGAAGCTACCGGTTATACGCCTATCGAATACCTGCAGCGTACACGGATTGAAGTGGCCAAACGTATACTGGAACAAACCGATGGCACCATCCTGGAAGTGATGCTGGAAGCCGGTTATAACGATCTGAAAGCCTTTCGTCAGCTGTTCAGGAAGAATACCGGCATGACGCCAACCGAATACAGGGGAAAATTTTACCGTAAAAAAGAGATTGAACTGGCCTGA
- a CDS encoding DUF2157 domain-containing protein produces MKHIQRKDIHIISRHSNLNETAIRKVLEEQVYNDQASWKKFLRLFFISLGIGFTVAGIVFFFAYNWANLHKFAKIGLIEGLLITTTALALLPKLQLTTRNIILTGATVLVGVLYAVFGQVYQTGANAYDFFLAWTVFASLWVLVANFAPLWLLYLVLINTTLLLYAQQVANYWPDALEPTILFFINTAVLVTAILLVRYRKAIVPAWFLQIVALGCASYATLGIVNGIFDRYLGVLPVLGALTAIAYGAGIWFGLKTRDRFYLSIIAFSLITIVAALLLKISYQAGMLLLVGLFVVASVTLVIKYLIDLQQKWKNEQ; encoded by the coding sequence ATGAAGCATATCCAGCGAAAAGACATTCATATTATCAGCCGTCACAGCAACCTGAACGAAACAGCCATCAGGAAGGTTCTGGAAGAGCAGGTCTATAACGATCAGGCCTCCTGGAAAAAATTTCTCCGGCTGTTCTTTATCAGTCTCGGGATCGGATTTACCGTAGCAGGGATCGTTTTCTTTTTCGCCTACAACTGGGCTAACCTGCACAAATTTGCCAAGATTGGGCTGATAGAGGGTTTGCTGATCACCACCACGGCCCTGGCGCTGCTGCCAAAGCTCCAGCTTACCACACGAAATATTATCCTGACCGGCGCAACAGTACTGGTAGGTGTGCTGTATGCCGTATTTGGACAGGTTTATCAAACGGGCGCCAATGCTTATGATTTCTTCCTGGCATGGACCGTATTTGCCAGCTTATGGGTACTGGTAGCCAATTTTGCTCCGCTATGGCTGCTATACCTTGTACTGATCAACACTACCCTTTTGCTGTATGCGCAGCAGGTGGCCAACTACTGGCCTGATGCGCTTGAGCCGACTATACTTTTCTTCATCAACACGGCCGTTCTGGTCACCGCCATATTACTTGTCCGCTACAGGAAAGCTATAGTCCCAGCCTGGTTCCTGCAAATAGTGGCACTGGGCTGCGCCAGCTACGCCACCCTGGGCATTGTTAATGGCATCTTCGACAGATACCTGGGCGTGTTGCCGGTCCTGGGGGCCCTGACTGCAATAGCGTATGGCGCGGGCATCTGGTTCGGATTAAAAACCCGCGACAGGTTTTACCTGTCCATCATTGCATTCAGCCTGATCACTATAGTCGCCGCCCTCCTCCTGAAGATAAGCTATCAGGCAGGAATGCTTCTATTGGTGGGGCTTTTTGTAGTGGCCAGCGTTACGCTTGTTATCAAGTACCTAATTGACCTTCAACAAAAGTGGAAAAATGAACAATAG
- a CDS encoding DUF4401 domain-containing protein, producing the protein MNNREAIQSLLQQVRHTEESPLIADEEAIAAEYEKSHNDQSLGIKILSIFGGLLASVLFLGALGITGLYDSTEGLLLFGTLFIGGAILASRLTDHIIVDTASVSAYLLGLVLLGAGLGSVKFTEFTICTIISLIAIGALCIVRDYIFSFISVLIVHGCISWLTMFKGAPGIAGMLYIALLSVILLLVYLKEAKLIADRTILSLVYRPVRAGLLVAFLSGLAMLNTTKYSYLFPRISWLASVVITGCIIWLIALLTKNLQLKPFYRIGIYILCLIILAPTALAPGIAGGLLVILLGFLVNDKAAFVLGIVAFIYFVSRYYYDLNFTLLTKSILLFSSGIVFLLLYLFTHKKLTAHEEV; encoded by the coding sequence ATGAACAATAGAGAAGCCATACAGTCTTTGCTGCAACAGGTCCGGCACACGGAAGAAAGTCCTTTGATAGCTGATGAGGAAGCGATTGCCGCCGAGTATGAAAAAAGTCATAATGACCAGTCCCTGGGTATCAAGATCCTCTCCATTTTTGGCGGCCTGCTTGCCAGTGTTTTGTTCCTGGGCGCCCTGGGCATCACCGGCCTGTACGATTCCACGGAAGGTCTATTGTTGTTTGGCACCCTCTTTATTGGAGGCGCTATCCTGGCCAGCCGGCTTACGGATCATATCATTGTTGATACAGCAAGCGTTTCCGCCTATTTACTGGGCCTTGTGTTGCTGGGCGCTGGTCTTGGTTCGGTGAAATTTACTGAATTTACCATTTGTACTATTATCAGTTTGATTGCTATTGGCGCACTCTGCATTGTCCGCGACTATATTTTCTCTTTTATTTCTGTGCTGATAGTTCATGGCTGTATTTCCTGGCTCACCATGTTTAAAGGAGCCCCTGGTATAGCAGGCATGCTTTACATAGCCCTGCTATCAGTGATCCTGCTGTTGGTTTACCTGAAGGAAGCAAAGCTTATTGCCGACCGTACTATTTTATCCCTGGTATACCGCCCTGTACGGGCAGGCTTACTGGTGGCTTTCCTGTCAGGCCTTGCAATGCTCAATACAACAAAATATTCCTACCTGTTTCCCCGCATAAGCTGGCTGGCGTCTGTGGTCATTACAGGATGTATTATCTGGTTGATAGCGCTGCTGACAAAAAACCTACAGCTCAAACCTTTTTACAGGATCGGTATTTATATCCTCTGTCTTATTATACTGGCGCCCACCGCCCTGGCGCCCGGTATTGCAGGCGGCCTGTTAGTTATCCTGCTTGGCTTCCTGGTAAATGACAAAGCAGCCTTTGTGCTGGGTATTGTTGCTTTTATCTATTTTGTTTCCCGCTATTACTATGATCTGAATTTTACCCTGCTGACCAAATCGATCCTCCTGTTTTCCTCAGGCATTGTTTTCCTGCTCCTGTATCTCTTCACACATAAAAAACTAACCGCTCATGAAGAAGTATAA
- a CDS encoding sigma factor: MKKTTGYDTLEQVVLGNRDGDPYAFALLVHQWYLKLCFLAKRLIDQARMAETIVEQALVALWVHRQELEEVKAVKRFLFYSIRQACLECIRKEQGPFMNVQLMEYVAFESLEFIDQELALAEVLRQLQYDPIENLPALCLEAISPELAAVGKKI, encoded by the coding sequence ATGAAGAAAACTACCGGTTATGATACCCTGGAGCAGGTGGTCCTGGGTAACAGGGATGGTGACCCTTATGCTTTTGCGTTGCTGGTCCATCAATGGTACCTGAAACTCTGCTTCCTGGCCAAAAGATTGATTGACCAGGCAAGGATGGCCGAGACCATCGTTGAGCAGGCCCTGGTAGCCCTGTGGGTACACAGGCAGGAACTGGAAGAAGTGAAAGCTGTGAAGCGCTTCCTGTTCTATTCCATCCGACAGGCCTGCCTGGAATGCATCCGGAAAGAGCAGGGCCCTTTCATGAATGTCCAGTTAATGGAATATGTGGCTTTTGAGTCACTGGAATTTATTGACCAGGAGCTGGCTTTGGCTGAAGTGCTGCGCCAGCTTCAATATGATCCCATAGAAAATTTACCGGCGCTCTGCCTGGAGGCCATTTCTCCGGAGCTTGCAGCTGTTGGGAAAAAGATATAG
- a CDS encoding pirin-like C-terminal cupin domain-containing protein, which produces MQKAIQHILAGREKQITKEETVLQSLPHKDFRFANPFIVIHHQKPEMIQPGSVHRIHPHPHRGFSPVTFMVQGEGYHKDNAGHDEIVQAGDSQWMFAGKGLLHSEGPTDAILQKGGIQELVQIWVNVPKANKWEVPYYQMARKQEMPEVLQQEGVHLRLVSGEYDGKTGPLKRSFTPVVSVIGEITAGKEVTFSATPGYWTLLYIIQGSVTINGATTVAEHNLVVFEKENDEFTVVTTEDSKVLLLTAEPIDEPVAAKDNFVMNTAEEVDQAIADYENGVFGTLSY; this is translated from the coding sequence ATGCAAAAGGCTATTCAGCATATCCTGGCTGGAAGGGAAAAGCAGATCACAAAAGAAGAAACAGTATTGCAATCCCTGCCCCATAAGGATTTCCGGTTTGCCAATCCTTTTATTGTGATCCACCACCAGAAACCGGAAATGATCCAGCCCGGGTCTGTTCACCGGATCCACCCGCATCCGCACCGAGGCTTCTCTCCTGTAACCTTTATGGTCCAGGGGGAAGGCTATCACAAGGACAATGCAGGCCATGATGAAATTGTGCAGGCAGGAGATTCCCAGTGGATGTTTGCCGGCAAGGGCCTGCTGCACAGCGAAGGGCCTACGGATGCCATACTGCAGAAAGGCGGTATACAGGAACTGGTGCAGATCTGGGTCAATGTACCCAAAGCCAATAAATGGGAAGTACCCTATTATCAAATGGCCCGCAAACAGGAGATGCCCGAAGTCCTGCAGCAGGAAGGCGTTCATCTCCGGTTGGTAAGCGGTGAATACGATGGTAAAACAGGGCCGCTGAAAAGATCCTTTACACCGGTCGTCTCCGTGATTGGCGAAATAACAGCCGGTAAGGAAGTGACATTCTCTGCCACCCCAGGCTACTGGACCCTGCTCTATATTATCCAGGGATCAGTGACCATCAACGGGGCTACCACAGTTGCGGAACACAACCTCGTGGTCTTTGAAAAAGAGAACGATGAGTTTACCGTGGTAACTACTGAAGACAGTAAGGTATTACTGCTCACTGCTGAGCCTATTGATGAGCCGGTGGCCGCAAAAGATAATTTTGTGATGAATACCGCCGAAGAAGTAGACCAGGCCATCGCCGATTATGAGAACGGTGTTTTTGGTACCCTCAGTTATTAA
- a CDS encoding GDYXXLXY domain-containing protein encodes MKKYKWLFILLNLALLLLYFNHSVVKKEELIRDGQLVLLELEPVDPRSLMQGDYMQLRYKLSTGNSPDNLTKRGYCVVQLDSSGVADSVRFQPHMTPLNAGEHLIEYTAPDYWKINIGAESFFFQEGQAAQYDKAKYGGVKVDSQGNSLLVGLYDEQLRKIE; translated from the coding sequence ATGAAGAAGTATAAGTGGCTTTTCATACTGCTGAACCTGGCTTTGCTGCTGCTGTACTTTAATCATTCAGTGGTAAAGAAAGAGGAACTGATCAGGGACGGCCAGCTGGTATTACTGGAACTGGAGCCTGTTGATCCCAGGTCCCTGATGCAGGGGGATTATATGCAGTTAAGGTATAAATTATCCACCGGGAATAGTCCGGATAACCTTACCAAACGGGGCTATTGCGTAGTGCAGCTGGACAGCAGCGGCGTAGCAGACAGCGTTCGGTTCCAGCCGCATATGACCCCGCTGAACGCAGGCGAGCACCTGATAGAATATACGGCGCCGGATTACTGGAAAATTAATATCGGTGCTGAATCCTTCTTCTTCCAGGAAGGACAGGCTGCGCAATATGACAAGGCAAAATATGGCGGCGTAAAAGTGGACAGCCAAGGCAATAGCCTGCTGGTAGGCCTGTATGATGAGCAGCTCAGGAAAATAGAATGA
- a CDS encoding DUF695 domain-containing protein, producing the protein MNFLQKVFGRKEEPVRNNTDFWKWFSSKEKEFYRAVASRRNIRSRFIDQLAHKLDSLKNGFFFMAGMYDDDTAELILTADGEIKNIVFVEDLVAAAPQLSGWKFTALKPPSGDFRLEMQGYHYSEDNLFFYPNNDPARPDEIDITIVHDELTDINKSELFDGVYLFLDNYLGELDFASNIDNLKVIGKKDASLEWIPVAKLKDYLTWRQKEFVEKYEGERADTSNDDYAVFRSESDSGYTLLSVTNTQLLRWDRKPSHPWMAILTCQFRSGQKNGMPSEEELGWLTGLENQLMIQLKDEDGYLNVNRRTGEGKRKFYFACKEFRQLSRIFHQLQNEYSARFDIDYTIYKDKYWQTFDHYSSAL; encoded by the coding sequence ATGAATTTTTTACAAAAAGTATTTGGCAGAAAGGAGGAACCCGTCAGAAACAATACCGATTTCTGGAAATGGTTCAGCAGTAAAGAAAAAGAGTTTTATCGGGCCGTGGCCAGCAGAAGGAATATCCGGAGCAGATTTATTGACCAGCTCGCTCACAAACTGGATTCGCTGAAAAACGGGTTTTTTTTCATGGCGGGCATGTATGATGATGATACTGCGGAACTGATCCTCACGGCTGATGGTGAGATCAAGAACATCGTATTTGTTGAAGACCTGGTTGCTGCTGCACCCCAGCTGAGTGGATGGAAATTTACTGCACTGAAACCGCCTTCCGGGGATTTCCGCCTTGAAATGCAGGGGTATCATTATAGTGAGGATAACCTCTTCTTTTACCCGAATAATGATCCTGCCCGCCCGGATGAAATAGATATCACCATTGTACATGATGAGCTGACAGATATCAATAAAAGCGAATTGTTTGATGGGGTATATCTTTTCCTTGACAACTACCTGGGCGAACTTGATTTTGCCAGTAATATTGATAACCTGAAAGTCATTGGGAAAAAGGATGCCAGCCTGGAATGGATCCCTGTCGCCAAACTAAAGGATTACCTGACCTGGCGGCAAAAGGAGTTTGTAGAAAAGTATGAAGGGGAACGGGCTGATACCAGCAATGATGACTACGCTGTTTTCAGGTCTGAGTCGGATAGTGGTTATACCTTGCTGTCAGTGACCAATACACAGTTGCTCCGCTGGGATCGTAAACCTTCACATCCCTGGATGGCCATACTCACCTGCCAGTTCAGGAGCGGGCAAAAGAATGGAATGCCGTCTGAGGAGGAGCTTGGATGGCTGACCGGTTTAGAGAACCAGCTGATGATACAGCTAAAAGATGAGGACGGCTACCTGAATGTAAACCGTCGGACGGGCGAGGGAAAGCGAAAATTCTATTTTGCCTGCAAGGAATTCCGCCAGCTTTCCAGGATCTTTCACCAGCTGCAAAATGAATACAGCGCCCGGTTTGATATTGACTATACCATCTATAAGGATAAATACTGGCAAACCTTTGACCATTACAGCAGTGCTTTATAA
- a CDS encoding MFS transporter: METTFQEEKAVAQQLAENTVFPVLLALSFTHLLNDTLQSLIPAIYPLVKDSLHLNFSQIGLITLTFQLAASLLQPVVGFYTDRRPQPYSLAIGMSFSLMGLISLSLASSFPMVLVSVALVGMGSAVFHPEASRLAYMASGGRHGMAQSLFQVGGNAGSSLGPLLAALIIVPFGQFHIIWFSLAALLAIFVMLRIGKWYQANTHRIKPKKARQLSDRPALSPGKVAFSVVILLLLIFSKYFYMTSLTNYYTFYLIGKFNVSVQSAQLYLFAFLFSIAAGTFLGGPLGDRIGRKYVIWISILGVAPFSLLMPHANLFWTCVLSIIIGIILSSAFSAILVYAQELMPGKVGMIAGLFFGFAFGMAGIGSALMGKLADHTSINYVYQVCAYLPLIGLLTGFLPNIEGRKKDRT, from the coding sequence ATGGAAACGACCTTTCAGGAAGAGAAAGCGGTTGCACAGCAACTCGCAGAGAACACTGTATTCCCCGTATTGCTGGCGCTCAGCTTCACACACCTGCTGAATGACACCCTGCAATCCCTGATCCCGGCCATCTACCCGCTGGTAAAGGATTCCCTGCACCTTAACTTCTCACAGATCGGCCTCATCACGCTGACCTTTCAGCTGGCCGCCTCCCTGCTGCAACCCGTAGTAGGCTTTTATACGGATCGCCGGCCACAGCCTTATTCCCTGGCCATCGGTATGAGCTTTTCCCTCATGGGTCTTATCAGCCTGTCCCTGGCCAGCAGCTTTCCCATGGTGCTGGTATCCGTGGCCCTGGTAGGTATGGGCTCGGCGGTATTTCATCCGGAAGCGTCGCGACTGGCATATATGGCTTCCGGTGGTCGTCACGGTATGGCACAATCCCTGTTCCAGGTGGGTGGCAACGCGGGCAGCTCGCTGGGTCCCCTGCTGGCAGCCCTGATCATTGTGCCCTTTGGACAGTTCCATATCATCTGGTTTTCCCTGGCCGCCCTGCTGGCAATTTTTGTGATGCTGCGTATCGGCAAATGGTACCAGGCCAATACGCATCGCATCAAACCCAAAAAAGCCAGGCAGCTGTCAGACCGGCCTGCTCTCTCACCCGGTAAAGTGGCTTTCTCCGTGGTCATCCTGCTGCTGCTCATCTTCTCCAAATATTTCTACATGACCAGCCTTACCAACTACTATACCTTTTACCTGATCGGGAAATTCAATGTCTCTGTACAGAGCGCCCAGCTCTATCTCTTTGCTTTCCTGTTCTCCATTGCTGCGGGTACTTTTCTCGGCGGCCCGCTGGGTGACCGTATCGGTCGCAAGTACGTGATCTGGATCTCTATCCTGGGCGTGGCGCCTTTCTCTTTACTGATGCCACATGCCAACCTTTTCTGGACCTGTGTCCTGAGCATCATTATCGGCATCATCCTCAGCTCTGCTTTCTCAGCTATCCTGGTGTATGCCCAGGAACTGATGCCGGGAAAAGTAGGCATGATAGCCGGCCTGTTCTTTGGCTTCGCCTTCGGCATGGCCGGGATCGGTTCGGCCCTGATGGGTAAACTGGCAGACCATACCAGTATCAACTATGTATACCAGGTCTGTGCTTACCTGCCACTGATTGGCCTGCTGACAGGTTTTCTGCCCAATATTGAAGGAAGAAAAAAAGATAGAACGTAA
- a CDS encoding TlpA disulfide reductase family protein, protein MKKYILLILSVPFFTLIYGQQPAPVSESSSTYFNGFQHYKDKNVDSAMFFVRKLAANPDYSSTLQDLLHNAYAQIFCRFLLNLATTEEQKKEYQIRLDTAHAILKAMLADGNPVVVQSARPIYYWLQAEQQATNDRQLAELVDGFTKTQLSAADLYTNRIGRYGLLIYQVVAGRKDLAPMADKLLATLTSRLQSSQLPLNPEQNFRPVLEKRTWYRFLYAYANFVQAQTLMSKQEIKKAGDHFKLAADYSPDLADNNNRHAYFYDMFFLLQEEKYTFRDDYVSYLTANSGDKQQTLSTLLNTALIDPNFKTALQQYYTENFSGQETFSSYWMKGIDQLGKQAPAFSLKLLNGNGKPVSLADGGKSKWMLLDFWGTWCSPCRKEHPDLEKFYKTASADLADKIVVVTVACHDLEKKVTDYMNEFQYTFPVAMADQEIEKTYKINSYPSKILISPQGKYVVIPFGADWINFIKQYASL, encoded by the coding sequence ATGAAAAAATATATACTATTAATCCTATCTGTTCCTTTCTTCACCCTGATCTATGGACAGCAACCAGCACCGGTCTCTGAGAGCTCAAGTACTTATTTCAACGGCTTCCAGCACTACAAGGATAAAAATGTTGATTCGGCCATGTTCTTTGTCAGAAAGCTGGCTGCCAATCCTGACTATTCATCTACGCTTCAGGATTTGCTGCACAATGCATATGCCCAGATCTTTTGCAGATTTCTGCTGAACCTGGCTACTACGGAAGAACAGAAAAAGGAATATCAAATAAGACTGGATACCGCTCATGCCATCCTGAAGGCCATGCTGGCCGATGGCAATCCGGTAGTGGTGCAATCTGCCAGGCCTATCTATTACTGGCTCCAGGCAGAGCAACAGGCTACTAACGACCGGCAGCTGGCTGAACTGGTGGACGGGTTTACCAAAACCCAGTTATCAGCAGCTGACCTGTACACCAACAGGATCGGGAGGTATGGGTTACTGATCTACCAGGTTGTTGCCGGAAGAAAAGACCTGGCCCCTATGGCTGACAAGTTATTGGCAACATTGACCAGCAGGCTGCAAAGCAGCCAGCTGCCCTTAAACCCTGAACAGAATTTCCGGCCTGTACTGGAAAAAAGGACCTGGTACCGTTTTCTCTATGCCTATGCCAATTTTGTTCAGGCGCAAACCCTGATGAGCAAACAGGAGATCAAAAAGGCCGGTGATCATTTTAAACTGGCTGCCGATTACAGTCCGGACCTGGCTGACAATAATAATCGGCATGCCTATTTCTATGATATGTTCTTTCTGCTCCAGGAAGAGAAGTATACCTTCCGCGATGATTATGTCAGTTACCTGACTGCAAATTCGGGCGACAAACAACAGACCCTGTCCACCCTGCTGAACACCGCGCTGATAGATCCCAACTTCAAGACAGCACTTCAGCAGTATTACACTGAAAATTTTTCCGGCCAGGAAACTTTCAGCAGCTACTGGATGAAAGGCATCGACCAGCTGGGAAAGCAGGCGCCTGCCTTTTCTTTAAAACTGCTGAATGGTAATGGTAAGCCGGTTTCACTGGCTGATGGCGGTAAGAGCAAGTGGATGCTGCTGGACTTCTGGGGTACCTGGTGCAGCCCCTGCAGGAAAGAACATCCCGATCTGGAAAAATTCTACAAAACGGCCAGCGCCGATCTTGCAGACAAGATCGTTGTGGTAACTGTGGCCTGCCACGACCTGGAGAAAAAGGTAACCGATTACATGAATGAGTTTCAATATACCTTTCCTGTTGCTATGGCCGACCAGGAGATTGAAAAAACGTATAAAATAAACAGCTATCCATCAAAGATCCTTATATCGCCACAGGGTAAATATGTGGTCATCCCTTTTGGCGCCGATTGGATCAATTTCATAAAACAATATGCCAGCCTGTAA
- a CDS encoding AraC family transcriptional regulator — translation MAKTETIEDFYRQKFNWLPDNLKQDIGHFNVFRLEDCTGPGKAPVQYSRRDFYKVSLLRGHHAYHYADKSLEVSGTTLIFFNPNVPYTFQPLSEDSTGYFCIFKDAFFTGHMRGGLKEMPMFQPGNKPFYVLDQQQDDYIASIYRKMIDEIGSDYVYKFDLIRNYIMEVIHFALKLQPTETLYQHTDANSRITSVFTELLERQFPIESISQRFTLRSARDFAQQLAVHVNHLNRAIRLTTGKTTTEHITERLAGEAKALLKHTNWNISEISYCLGFEEPAHFNHFFKKHTNTTPTAFRH, via the coding sequence ATGGCAAAAACGGAGACCATCGAGGATTTCTACCGGCAAAAATTCAACTGGCTGCCGGACAACCTGAAACAGGATATCGGGCATTTCAACGTGTTCCGGCTGGAAGACTGTACAGGTCCCGGCAAAGCCCCGGTGCAGTATAGTCGCCGCGACTTCTACAAGGTGTCCCTGCTCCGCGGGCACCATGCCTACCATTATGCCGACAAAAGCCTGGAAGTATCCGGCACCACCCTGATCTTCTTCAACCCCAATGTTCCCTATACCTTCCAGCCCCTCAGCGAAGATTCCACCGGTTATTTCTGCATCTTTAAAGACGCTTTCTTTACCGGTCATATGCGGGGCGGCCTCAAGGAAATGCCCATGTTCCAGCCAGGCAATAAACCATTTTATGTGCTGGATCAGCAACAGGACGATTATATAGCTTCCATATACAGGAAGATGATTGACGAGATCGGGTCCGACTATGTCTACAAATTTGACCTGATCCGCAACTATATCATGGAGGTCATCCATTTTGCCCTGAAGCTGCAACCTACAGAAACACTCTACCAGCATACGGATGCCAATTCACGCATCACCTCCGTATTCACCGAACTCCTGGAACGGCAATTCCCCATTGAATCCATCAGCCAGCGCTTTACCCTTCGCTCCGCCAGGGATTTTGCGCAGCAGCTGGCCGTGCATGTCAATCACCTCAACCGCGCCATCCGCCTTACCACCGGCAAAACCACTACAGAACATATCACGGAGCGACTGGCAGGCGAAGCCAAGGCCCTGCTCAAACACACCAACTGGAATATTTCGGAGATCAGCTATTGCCTGGGCTTCGAAGAACCAGCCCACTTCAATCATTTCTTTAAGAAACATACCAATACCACCCCTACGGCTTTCCGGCACTAA
- a CDS encoding serine hydrolase, giving the protein MHKYLLSILAMALLGGAASAQYNFTKLDNWLQQHVGELGGRTYLVIYKDGKTIYSKGVNAMTGKQKAVVRFLAKRQGKAADLADFTLHSRQPIASCSKWLSAALVMTFVDEGRLQLTDTIGSYLPIFSRQGKGHITISQCLSHLTAIKAPPLKESLQEMREVNSMEEAMAGIALLPMEGEPGKVFHYSNIGLQIAGAVIEKISGQSFQQLFRERITQPLGMRQTDFGDARVPLPAGGAWSTPEDYLHFLAMILQRGQYQGRQLLQEKSIAAMQVNQLTKEVKQAYSPAEATGFGYGFGEWVMSAANGAATGSVSSPGLFGSYPWVDNQRGYAAFLMTVNINNKGRNEKYRELKKLVDEALEH; this is encoded by the coding sequence ATGCATAAATACCTGTTGAGTATCCTGGCGATGGCCTTATTGGGTGGCGCCGCCAGCGCCCAGTACAATTTCACCAAACTGGACAATTGGCTACAGCAGCATGTTGGCGAATTGGGTGGTCGCACCTACCTGGTGATATATAAAGACGGAAAAACTATTTATTCAAAAGGGGTGAACGCCATGACCGGCAAGCAGAAGGCTGTTGTCAGGTTCCTGGCCAAACGGCAGGGAAAGGCGGCGGACCTCGCTGATTTTACCCTCCATAGCCGCCAGCCCATTGCCAGTTGCAGCAAATGGCTCAGCGCAGCGCTGGTGATGACCTTTGTGGATGAAGGCCGCCTGCAGCTCACGGATACTATTGGTTCGTACCTACCCATCTTTTCCCGCCAAGGTAAAGGGCATATTACCATCAGCCAGTGCCTGTCGCACCTGACAGCCATCAAAGCGCCTCCGCTGAAGGAGAGCCTGCAGGAGATGCGTGAGGTGAACAGTATGGAAGAGGCCATGGCCGGGATAGCCCTGTTGCCAATGGAAGGTGAACCGGGCAAAGTGTTCCATTATAGTAATATAGGATTGCAGATAGCAGGGGCTGTGATAGAAAAGATCAGCGGTCAGTCATTTCAGCAACTTTTCCGGGAAAGGATAACCCAGCCGCTGGGTATGCGGCAAACAGATTTTGGCGATGCCCGGGTTCCCCTTCCTGCTGGTGGAGCCTGGTCCACACCGGAAGATTACCTGCATTTCCTGGCCATGATCCTGCAGCGTGGGCAATACCAGGGCCGGCAGCTGTTGCAGGAAAAAAGTATTGCGGCCATGCAGGTCAACCAGTTGACAAAAGAGGTAAAGCAGGCTTATTCTCCTGCGGAAGCCACCGGATTTGGCTATGGCTTCGGAGAATGGGTGATGTCAGCAGCCAATGGTGCTGCTACCGGATCAGTGAGCAGTCCGGGTCTTTTTGGAAGTTACCCCTGGGTAGATAACCAGCGGGGTTATGCAGCTTTCCTGATGACCGTCAATATCAATAACAAGGGCCGGAATGAAAAATACCGGGAGTTGAAAAAACTGGTTGACGAAGCGCTGGAACACTGA